In Anaerotignum faecicola, the genomic stretch TCCTTGGCACATCTCCGATGGGATCGACAGCGATCATCGGTCCCAGGCCGTTCACCGCGCCGATGATTCCGCTTCCCATCACAGCTCCGAATTCCGCCATGGTGGCCGTTCCCGGAACTCCGGT encodes the following:
- a CDS encoding dicarboxylate/amino acid:cation symporter, translating into TGVPGTATMAEFGAVMGSGIIGAVNGLGPMIAVDPIGDVPRTLINVTGCMTNAIIVERRVRE